The following are from one region of the Capsicum annuum cultivar UCD-10X-F1 chromosome 1, UCD10Xv1.1, whole genome shotgun sequence genome:
- the LOC124897240 gene encoding uncharacterized protein LOC124897240, which yields MTRVEKRTPPEQIIFDKGKAPTTMESGSSIAASTIDPLSLGISRGKKLTTNYLASVLNGSKLVQLQASDVDMETGRWKKALILYVVGASPTIGSLERLIAKQWNFAAKLKLYYHNEGYFVVLFNSLEDREAVLLPGPYMLNNKPIILKVWSEKFDFSAEVSTTLPIWVKFSNLLLNCWSQGALSRISSAIGNHLFADDCTTRVERISYAGVLIEMNVTWVIPRVLSVQDPSGRIF from the exons ATGACGAGAGTTGAGAAGCGTACACCTCCTGAGCAAATTATCTTTGATAAAGGAAAGGCTCCGACAACTATGGAAAGTGGATCTTCAATTGCTGCATCGACTATTGATCCGTTGAGTTTGGGGATTTCAAGAGGGAAAAAATTGACAACAAACTACCTAGCATCAGTG TTAAATGGGTCCAAATTGGTTCAATTACAAGCAAGTGATGTGGATATGGAGACTGGAAGATGGAAAAAAGCTCTTATACTCTATGTTGTTGGTGCTTCTCCAACGATTGGGTCCTTGGAGAGGTTGATAGCAAAGCAATGGAACTTTGCAGCCAAGCTAAAGTTGTACTATCATAATGAGGGCTATTTTGTTGTGTTGTTCAATTCGTTGGAAGATCGAGAGGCAGTTCTGCTACCAGGACCCTATATGcttaacaataaaccaataatctTAAAGGTATGGTCAGAGAAGTTTGATTTCAGTGCTGAGGTTTCAACTACGCTCCCTATATGGGTTAAGTTCTCCAATTTGTTGTTGAATTGTTGGAGTCAAGGAGCCTTGAGTAGGATTAGTAGTGCAATAGGTAATCATTTGTTTGCCGACGATTGTACAACAAGGGTGGAAAGAATTTCCTATGCGGGTGTGCTTATAGAGATGAATGTCACTTGGGTAATTCCTAGGGTATTATCCGTGCAGGACCCAAGTGGTAGAATTTTTTAG